In the Theobroma cacao cultivar B97-61/B2 chromosome 1, Criollo_cocoa_genome_V2, whole genome shotgun sequence genome, one interval contains:
- the LOC18613287 gene encoding BI1-like protein gives MMWNQPYRKNDTEAGPRPLYPMMLEPPEMRWAFIRKIYSIVAIQLLATIAVASTVVTVRPIAHFFVSTGAGLALYIVLIITPFIVLCPLYYYHQRHPVNYLLLGVFTVSLAFAVGLTCSFTSGKVILESVILTAVVVVALTLYTFWAARRGHDFNFLGPFLFGAILVLMVFALIQILFPLGRLSVMIYGCLASIIFCGYIIYDTDNLIKRYSYDEYIWAAVSLYLDIINLFLSLLTVFRAADS, from the exons ATGATGTGGAATCAGCCGTACCGGAAAAATGATACGGAGGCCGGACCCAGGCCTTTGTATCCGATGATGTTGGAGCCGCCGGAGATGAGGTGGGCTTTTATCCGGAAAATTTACTCAATCGTGGCCATCCAATTGTTGGCTACAATCGCGGTGGCCTCCACGGTGGTTACTGTCCGCCCGATTGCTCATTTCTTCGTCAGCACTGGCGCCGGATTGGCTCTTTACATAGTCCTAATAATCACGCCTTTCATTG TTTTGTGCCCATTGTATTACTATCACCAGAGGCATCCCGTGAACTATCTTCTACTTGGAGTTTTTACCGTTTCTCTGGCGTTTGCAGTTGGATTAACGTGCTCTTTTACCAGCG GGAAGGTTATTTTGGAGTCTGTGATTCTGACAGCTGTTGTGGTCGTGGCTCTTACTCTGTACACCTTCTGGGCTGCAAGGAGAGGCCATGATTTCAACTTCCTTGGCCCTTTCTTGTTTGGTGCCATCCTTGTTCTTATGGTTTTTGCTTTGATCCAG ATTCTCTTCCCACTGGGTAGATTATCTGTTATGATCTATGGGTGCCTGGCCTCTATCATATTCTGTGGTTATATCATATACGACACAGACAACTTGATCAAGCGCTACTCATATGATGAATACATATGGGCTGCTGTATCTCTGTATTTGGACATAATCAATCTCTTCCTCTCGCTGCTTACTGTTTTCAGAGCTGCAGATAGTTAA
- the LOC18613288 gene encoding VAN3-binding protein, with product MEEASPRTRRRPEHISHLSISGTQLPESPRGPMEFLSRSWSVSALEVSKALAPLPPHHHHSVSSTGTAPKSASGSSCTTTSIPEDINGETEELDKAAVANQFSFTSSATSQLVLERIMSQSEVSPLTSGRLSHSSGPLINDSPPVSPSEEFDDVVKYFRTHNSIQPLFNGGRASAGNGVNTPSGAKTVGRWLKDRKEKKKEETRAQNAQLHAAISVAAVASAIAAIAAATAASSSISGKNEQSTKTDMAVASAATLVAAQCVEAAEAMGAERDHLASVVSSAVNVRSHDDIVTLTAAAATALRGAATLKARALKEVWNIAAVLPAEKGISTGSCAKVHNGHSNRNYSGELAPGEDFFTACSQELLAKGSELLKRTRKGDLHWKVVSVYMNKTGQVILKMKSKHVAGTFTKKKKNVVMEVCKDMPAWPGRHLFDSGEQRHYFGLKTETRGVVEFECRSQREYDMWTQGVSRLLAIVAERKHRRQTSTTWPLGGKNLD from the exons ATGGAAGAGGCAAGTCCAAGGACCCGTCGTCGCCCGGAGCACATTTCCCACCTATCAATCTCCGGGACGCAGCTACCAGAGAGCCCAAGAGGTCCAATGGAGTTCCTCTCAAGGTCATGGAGTGTTTCAGCTCTCGAAGTGTCCAAAGCCCTTGCCCCTCTTCCTCCTCATCACCATCATTCTGTCAGTAGTACCGGTACGGCTCCCAAGTCTGCTAGCGGCTCTTCTTGCACCACCACTTCTATACCAGAAGATATTAATGGCGAGACCGAGGAGCTTGATAAGGCTGCTGTTGCCAATCAGTTCTCTTTCACTTCTTCTGCTACTTCACAACTCGTTCTTGAACGCATCATGTCACAATCG GAAGTGTCACCATTAACGTCAGGGAGGCTCTCTCATAGTAGCGGACCTTTGATTAATGACAGCCCTCCAGTTTCTCCGTCTGAGGAATTCGACGACGTCGTTAAG TATTTCCGTACCCACAACTCCATACAACCTTTATTCAATGGGGGCCGCGCAAGTGCGGGTAACGGTGTTAACACTCCCAGCGGGGCAAAGACGGTTGGGAGATGGTTAAAGGACcggaaggagaaaaagaaagaagagaccAGAGCTCAAAATGCACAGCTCCACGCTGCTATCTCAGTTGCTGCAGTTGCCTCAGCCATAGCAGCCATTGCAGCGGCTACCGCGGCTTCTTCTTCTATCTCTGGAAAAAACGAACAGTCAACGAAGACCGACATGGCCGTGGCTTCAGCAGCAACGCTAGTAGCTGCGCAGTGCGTGGAGGCTGCAGAAGCTATGGGAGCTGAGCGTGACCATCTTGCTTCAGTCGTGAGCTCTGCTGTTAACGTTCGTTCACATGATGATATCGTGACTCTTACAGCTGCAGCAGCTACAG CTTTACGCGGGGCAGCGACCTTAAAGGCAAGAGCACTAAAAGAAGTTTGGAACATTGCAGCGGTCCTTCCAGCAGAGAAAGGAATAAGCACCGGATCATGTGCTAAAGTCCATAACGGGCATTCAAACCGCAACTACAGCGGAGAACTTGCCCCAGGAGAGGATTTCTTTACTGCCTGTAGTCAAGAGCTCCTTGCCAAGGGTAGCGAACTTCTCAAAAGAACCCGGAAAG GTGACCTTCACTGGAAAGTTGTCTCTGTTTATATGAATAAGACAGGCCAG GTGATTTTGAAGATGAAGAGCAAGCATGTTGCTGGGACATtcaccaaaaagaaaaaaa ATGTGGTTATGGAGGTGTGCAAGGACATGCCAGCATGGCCAGGGAGACATCTATTCGATAGTGGAGAGCAACGTCATTACTTTGGATTGAAGACTGAAACAAGAGGAGTTGTAGAGTTCGAGTGCAGGAGTCAGAGAGAATACGATATGTGGACTCAAGGTGTCTCAAGGCTTCTGGCAATTGTTGCTGAAAGAAAGCACAGGAGACAAACCTCAACTACATGGCCTCTTGGCGGCAAGAACTTGGACTAA
- the LOC18613289 gene encoding uncharacterized protein LOC18613289, with amino-acid sequence MEGAEVLELYEIEYSDLMLLSSSCSHHQENMIMENLGPTGPGLLAITNVPDASLFRRKLLPLARKLALLSPEDRKRILREHNLGSDVPLKNPDRNVSSFAMQLKYSQGLESIETKPSHGVGSLLNLENENICRISDFEDDEFDDLENMFKALGFCMMELGLCLARICDRAIGGNELEQSLLESCAAKGRLIHYHSIVDSLVLREAGRRKGSSKRHANNYSRSEQRLSKVANLDTNVNEVRSYDMQANLWQQWHYDYGIFTVLTDPMFLLASQPTTANNEFSISRYQECASPSGHSYLQIFHPNKSKVLTVKSSPESLLIQVGESADILSKGKLRSTLHCVCRPARLDNLCRETFVVFLQPAWSKTFSISDYPMEHYNPVCQPLEQAEERNVADQDQNALTQEIQKIVPPLSARFKDGMTFAEFSRETTKQYYGGSGLQSNR; translated from the exons ATGGAAGGAGCGGAAGTTCTGGAACTCTACGAAATTGAATACTCCGATCTCATGCTCCTATCATCATCGTGTTCGCATCATcaagaaaatatgataatgGAAAACCTGGGCCCCACTGGCCCCGGTCTCCTCGCTATTACAAACGTTCCCGATGCATCTCTTTTCCGACGAAAGCTCCTCCCTCTCGCTCGCAAGCTGGCTCTCCTTAGCCCAGAAGATCGCAAACGTATTCTCAGA GAGCACAACTTGGGGAGTGATGTCCCATTGAAAAACCCAGATAGGAACGTCTCCTCTTTCGCGATGCAGCTCAAATACTCGCAAGGTCTTGAATCAATTGAAACTAAACCAAGTCATGGAGTAGGTAGCCTTTTGAATTTGGAAAACGAAAATATCTGTAGAATCAGTGATTTTGAGgatgatgaatttgatgatCTTGAGAATATGTTCAAGGCACTAGGATTTTGCATGATGGAGCTGGGACTCTGTCTTGCTCGAATTTGTGATAGGGCCATTGGAGGCAATGAGCTTGAGCAAAGCTTATTGGAATCATGTGCAGCAAAAGGGCGCCTTATACATTATCATTCAATAGTAGATAGCCTTGTTCTTAGAGAAGCTGGTCGAAGGAAGGGATCAAGTAAAAGACATGCTAATAATTATTCAAGGAGTGAGCAAAGATTATCAAAAGTTGCTAACTTGGACACAAATGTTAATGAAGTTAGGTCATATGATATGCAGGCCAACCTTTGGCAACAGTGGCATTATGACTATGGTATCTTCACTGTTCTGACTGATCCCATGTTTCTTCTAGCCTCACAACCAACAACAGCAAACAATGAATTTTCCATTTCTCGCTATCAAGAATGTGCTTCGCCTAGTGGGCATTCATACTTGCAGATTTTTCATCCTAACAAGAGTAAAGTCCTCACGGTGAAGTCCTCTCCTGAAAGTCTCCTCATTCAAGTTGGGGAATCAGCAGATATATTATCCAAAGGAAAACTACGGTCAACCCTTCACTGTGTTTGCAGACCAGCAAGGTTGGATAATTTATGCAGAGAAACTTTTGTTGTGTTTTTGCAGCCAGCATGGAGTAAAACTTTCTCAATCTCAGATTATCCTATGGAACATTACAACCCAGTTTGTCAGCCTTTGGAGCAAGCTGAGGAGAGAAACGTTGCTGATCAGGACCAAAACGCGCTGActcaagaaattcaaaaaatagtTCCACCACTTTCAGCACGATTTAAGGATGGGATGACATTTGCAGAATTCTCACGTGAAACGACTAAGCAGTATTATGGTGGCAGTGGTTTACAATCTAATAGATGA